The Gammaproteobacteria bacterium genome contains a region encoding:
- a CDS encoding cytochrome b/b6 domain-containing protein, whose protein sequence is MTGGPLLSATANQVKVWDPLVRVFHWTLVSAFFTAYLTGDGEGWLDIHTFAGYTVLGLVLVRLLWGFVGTRHARFTDFVRGPGTVFGYLREVVALHPRRYLGHNPAGGLMVVLLLVSLLATTVFGMAVYATEEHAGPLVGWLGGVGGFWKEAFEELHEFFANLTLFMVVVHVAGVLVESLLHGENLVRAMLTGRKRA, encoded by the coding sequence ATGACGGGAGGCCCTCTGCTAAGCGCGACTGCGAACCAAGTGAAGGTCTGGGACCCGCTGGTGCGGGTGTTCCACTGGACGCTGGTGAGCGCCTTCTTCACGGCCTACCTCACGGGGGACGGCGAGGGCTGGCTGGACATCCATACCTTTGCCGGCTACACCGTGCTGGGGCTGGTGCTGGTACGCTTGCTGTGGGGCTTCGTCGGCACCCGGCATGCACGCTTCACCGACTTCGTGCGCGGTCCGGGCACGGTCTTCGGCTATCTGCGCGAGGTGGTTGCCCTGCATCCACGCCGCTACCTCGGGCACAACCCGGCAGGCGGGCTGATGGTCGTGTTATTGCTCGTCAGCCTGCTGGCGACCACCGTCTTCGGCATGGCCGTCTACGCCACCGAGGAGCACGCCGGGCCGCTGGTCGGTTGGCTGGGCGGCGTAGGCGGCTTCTGGAAAGAGGCATTCGAGGAGTTGCACGAGTTCTTCGCCAACCTGACGCTGTTCATGGTGGTGGTGCATGTGGCGGGCGTGCTGGTCGAGAGTCTGCTGCACGGCGAGAACCTGGTGCGCGCCATGCTCACCGGACGCAAGCGCGCCTGA
- a CDS encoding PepSY domain-containing protein, producing the protein MKNSAWIGLLALGGSLLFATGFASEQDRARALAGSGAIVPLEDILVHTRQRYPTARILEVELESKRGAYYYEIELLDAEGVVYELKYDAATGELLEEDVDD; encoded by the coding sequence ATGAAAAATTCTGCATGGATCGGCCTGCTTGCGCTGGGTGGTTCCCTGTTGTTTGCCACCGGCTTTGCCAGTGAACAGGATCGTGCCCGCGCACTGGCTGGTTCCGGGGCCATCGTTCCCCTGGAAGATATCCTCGTGCATACGCGCCAACGCTATCCGACGGCGCGTATCCTGGAAGTCGAGCTGGAGTCCAAGCGTGGTGCGTATTATTACGAGATCGAACTGCTCGACGCGGAGGGTGTGGTGTACGAGCTGAAGTATGATGCGGCGACCGGCGAACTGCTGGAAGAAGACGTGGACGACTAA
- a CDS encoding response regulator transcription factor produces the protein MRVLIVEDDTALGGGLKADLERRGFAVDWQDNGVDGQFMGEQEPYDAIVLDLGLPRRSGLEVLRNWRAAGVVTPVLILTARDAWHEKVEGFQAGADDYLGKPFHVEELGARLQALIRRASGIAQADIHGGGLVLDEARQRVRAPDGKDIELTGTEFRLLRYFMLHAGQILSKTQLAEHVYDYDSDKDSNVIEVYVRRLRQKLGDDLIETRRGQGYVFTTSAAP, from the coding sequence GTGCGGGTACTGATTGTAGAAGACGATACTGCGCTCGGCGGCGGCCTGAAGGCGGACCTGGAACGCCGTGGCTTTGCGGTCGACTGGCAGGACAATGGCGTCGACGGCCAGTTCATGGGCGAGCAGGAACCCTACGACGCCATCGTGCTCGACCTGGGACTGCCGCGCCGCAGCGGGCTCGAGGTGCTGCGCAACTGGCGTGCCGCCGGCGTGGTCACGCCGGTGCTGATCCTCACGGCGCGCGACGCCTGGCACGAGAAGGTCGAAGGTTTCCAGGCCGGCGCCGACGATTATCTCGGCAAGCCGTTTCATGTCGAGGAGCTGGGCGCGCGCCTGCAGGCGCTCATCCGCCGCGCCTCGGGCATCGCCCAAGCGGATATCCATGGCGGCGGGCTGGTGCTGGACGAGGCGCGCCAGCGGGTGCGCGCGCCGGACGGTAAGGATATCGAACTCACCGGCACCGAATTCCGCCTGCTGCGTTATTTCATGCTGCACGCCGGCCAGATTCTGTCCAAGACCCAGTTGGCCGAGCATGTCTACGACTATGATTCCGACAAGGACAGCAATGTGATCGAGGTGTACGTGCGACGGCTGCGGCAGAAGCTCGGCGACGACCTGATCGAGACGCGCCGCGGTCAGGGCTACGTATTCACGACCTCCGCCGCACCATGA